TGGGTAAACTATATCAATATATGGATATAGTGATGATAGGTACAGTTGCTGATGTAGTTCCTATGGTAGATGAAAATAGAATAATAATAAAAGAGGGGTTGAAAATTTTAAGTAAAACAAAGGTAAAAGGACTTATGTATCTTTTAAAATACTTGAAATTTCAAAATAAAGAGATAAATACTACAGATGTTAGTTATTTCATCTCTCCTCTTATTAACTCCTTAGGGAGAATTGGTGTATCTAAAATGGGAGCTGACTTCTTTTTAAAAAATGATGAATTTGAGATATATAATATCATTGAAGAGATGAAAAAATCTAATAAAAAAAGAAGAGAGTTAGAAAAAGCTATATATGAAGAAGCGGACCATAAAATAAAAAAGATGGATAAGAAAAGCTTAAAATGTGCTTTTTTATATTCAAAAAAATGGCATCCTGGAGTAATTGGTGTAGTTTCTTCAAGACTCAGTGTAAAATATAATATGCCAATAGCTTTAGTAGCTTTGAGAGATAATATTGGGAAAGCATCTTGTAGAAGTGTTAAAGGAGTTAGTGTATTTAATATTTTTCATACTATGAAGGATAAGCTTGTTCGTTTTGGTGGGCATGATTTAGCTTCAGGTTTTATAGTTAAACAAGAAAATTTAAAAGAAGTAGAAAGAATATTTAAAGAAAATATTGATGAGATAAAAGTAGAACAAGAAGAAAAAATTTTAAAAATAGATATGGAACTTCCAATTGAAAAGATAGATGAAAATTTATTTAAAGCAATGGAGAGTTTAGCACCATTTGGTTTAGATAATAATCATCCTCTTTTTATTGATAAGGATTTATCGTTTGATTATATAAAAAAATTTGGTGTAAATGAAAGACACTTTAATGGTATAATCAAAAAAAATGGAAAAAATTATCATATGGTTGCTTTTGATATGGGACATAAAATAAATGAATTAGAAGCAAAAATTCAAAAGTTTGATATAGTGTATTATCCAGAAAAAGTAA
Above is a window of Fusobacterium mortiferum ATCC 9817 DNA encoding:
- the recJ gene encoding single-stranded-DNA-specific exonuclease RecJ is translated as MMQWEYSSLPQSLIDTKAIQWNKDKLLTTLLLNRGFSDEKSVNEFINPEISDFRNPFKFEKMASVVDKILAKKEKNEKIFIYGDYDVDGITAAVFLVKVFSEIGIDVDYYIPNRMEEGYGLDKKAIDFMKKRNCKLVITVDTGVNSIEDVKYAESLGIEVIVTDHHKSTKDKEDEELLLLNPKLSDTYEFKYLSGAGVALKVAQGVYEKLNADMGKLYQYMDIVMIGTVADVVPMVDENRIIIKEGLKILSKTKVKGLMYLLKYLKFQNKEINTTDVSYFISPLINSLGRIGVSKMGADFFLKNDEFEIYNIIEEMKKSNKKRRELEKAIYEEADHKIKKMDKKSLKCAFLYSKKWHPGVIGVVSSRLSVKYNMPIALVALRDNIGKASCRSVKGVSVFNIFHTMKDKLVRFGGHDLASGFIVKQENLKEVERIFKENIDEIKVEQEEKILKIDMELPIEKIDENLFKAMESLAPFGLDNNHPLFIDKDLSFDYIKKFGVNERHFNGIIKKNGKNYHMVAFDMGHKINELEAKIQKFDIVYYPEKVIYKGEEIIQIRIKDIKIKDDFYEIFTK